From a single Ornithodoros turicata isolate Travis chromosome 8, ASM3712646v1, whole genome shotgun sequence genomic region:
- the LOC135366283 gene encoding putative polypeptide N-acetylgalactosaminyltransferase 9 has protein sequence MKRQDFLSLAALLFVAWLTVTSFFSYYGLGQLDRIREPGEPWKLTSVVQRPALARRHKQLLELSDRNVSETALLEGVAPEPKPPGEMGAGVQLKNLSRELQEKVKAGWQLHAFNQYASDKISLYRSLPDPRDPACKSLRYRDNLPETSLVICFHNEAWSTLVRTVHSALRRSPPHLLREVIMVDDFSDFPYLHTRLENYMARFPKVQIIRLKKREGLIRARLTGAAVSTAPVITFLDSHCECTDGWLEPLLDRIAENPSNVVSPVIDVINDNTFEYGVSDYSALSVGGFDWTLQFNWHPVPERERKRRKHNWEPLRTPTMAGGLFSIDRAFFEKLGTYDSGFDIWGGENLELSFKTWMCGGTLEIVPCSRVGHVFRKRSPYRWRSGVNVLRRNTIRLAKVWLDDYAKHYYDRIGNKISDAGDVEPRRALRRRLKCQSFGWYLDTIYPELYVPGETLAKGELRNLGGSGLTCMDMPIDRGHMKKPMQMIACHGDGGNQLWMLTPKGEIRRDEACLDYDGRGEDVFLYPCHGSLGNQQWVYNLTSMSVFHVRSQKCMAMTLDHRRAGMEKCDGSPRQRWKFGN, from the exons ATGAAACGGCAAGACTTTCTCTCGCTCGCTGCGCTACTGTTCGTCGCATGGTTGACCGTCACAAGCTTCTTCAGTTACTACGGTTTAGGTCAGTTAGACCGCATCAGGGAACCTGGCGAACCATGGAAACTGACCTCTGTGGTACAGCGTCCAGCTCTTGCACGGCGCCATAAGCAGTTGCTCGAGCTCTCAGATCGTAACGTCTCGGAGACCGCACTTCTGGAGGGCGTAGCACCTGAACCGAAACCACCGGGAGAAATGGGTGCAGGCGTCCAGCTCAAGAACTTGAGTCGCGAGCTGCAGGAGAAAGTCAAAGCTGGCTGGCAACTCCATGCATTCAACCAGTACGCCAGCGACAAAATCTCGCTGTACCGCAGCTTGCCCGATCCCAGGGACCCCGCTTGCAAATCGTTGCGGTACCGGGATAACCTTCCAGAGACCAGTCTCGTGATCTGCTTTCACAACGAAGCCTGGAGCACACTTGTGCGAACAGTCCACAGTGCGCTTCGGCGATCACCGCCGCACTTGCTGCGGGAGGTCATTATGGTCGATGATTTTTCTGATTTCCCTTACCTTCATACGCGTCTGGAGAACTATATGGCACGGTTCCCTAAAGTGCAAATAATAAGGCTGAAGAAGCGGGAAGGCCTGATTCGAGCCCGCCTTACTGGAGCGGCAGTGTCAACTGCACCGGTCATCACCTTCCTAGATTCCCACTGCGAATGCACTGACGGGTGGTTGGAGCCTCTTCTGGACCGAATCGCTGAAAATCCGTCGAACGTTGTCTCTCCCGTTATCGACGTGATCAACGACAACACCTTCGAATATGGCGTGTCGGACTACAGTGCTCTGAGCGTTGGCGGCTTCGACTGGACGCTGCAGTTCAACTGGCATCCCGTGCCAGAGCGGGAACGGAAACGAAGGAAGCACAACTGGGAACCACTTAGGACACCTACGATGGCCGGAGGTCTCTTCTCGATAGACAGAGCCTTCTTCGAGAAGTTGGGGACGTACGACAGCGGTTTCGATATCTGGGGCGGAGAGAACCTGGAGCTGTCCTTCAAGACCTGGATGTGCGGCGGTACTCTTGAGATCGTGCCTTGTTCTCGTGTGGGTCACGTATTTCGAAAACGAAGTCCATACAG GTGGCGGTCTGGAGTGAATGTCCTCCGTCGCAACACTATCCGCTTGGCCAAGGTCTGGCTGGACGATTACGCCAAACACTACTACGACCGTATCGGAAACAAGATCAGTGACGCCGGCGACGTGGAACCACGCAGGGCATTGCGTCGCAGACTCAAGTGCCAGTCCTTCGGGTGGTACCTGGACACGATCTACCCGGAGCTCTACGTTCCTGGAGAGACACTGGCCAAGGGAGAACTACGCAATCTCGGAGGAAGCGGTCTAACCTGCATGGACATGCCGATTGACCGTGGCCACATGAAGAAGCCAATGCAGATGATTGCGTGTCACGGTGATGGTGGGAACCAGTTGTGGATGCTCACCCCCAAGGGTGAGATTCGCCGGGACGAGGCCTGTTTGGATTACGACGGGAGGGGAGAGGACGTCTTCTTGTACCCCTGCCACGGATCGCTGGGCAACCAGCAGTGGGTTTATAATTTGACTTCGATGTCCGTCTTTCACGTACGTAGCCAGAAATGTATGGCTATGACTTTGGATCATCGGAGGGCCGGAATGGAGAAGTGCGACGGGAGCCCTAGGCAACGATGGAAGTTTGGGAACTAA
- the LOC135367321 gene encoding uncharacterized protein LOC135367321 isoform X2 — MDGDASRGRGGGFRGGMMRGGPRGRGGPMRGRGGPPGMFRGGPPRGGPSPRGNGPPRGGGGDFMGGRGGGGDFMGGRGRGDFRGRGDFRGRGDFSGGRGRGDFRGGRGGGNGDFSRGRGFPPRGRGPPRGRGGPPGDFSSRGRGGYSGPPRDGSGPPTRGGPPMRGGMPMRGGGDGMRGGPRGSPMGGGPPAKRGRWESGPSAGFQSDSFQSSYDPYSGNEMPGNGYQQGATGGYGDTQAVGGYDGGYGKPGNPASDFRSSGGYQAVGNGAGAGYASSYGDRGYGGRPPAETGFGGGGPRSGDRYPPYDSFGGSTYGQSRDSYGAGGGGGHY; from the exons ATGGACGGCGATGCATCGAGAGGCCGCGGTGGAGGCTTCAGAGGTGGCATGATGCGTGGTGGACCACGAGGACGCGGCGGACCAATGCGAGGACGTGGTGGCCCACCAGG GATGTTCAGAGGCGGCCCACCAAGAGGAGGACCCAGCCCCAGGGGTAATGGACCCCCCAGGGGCGGTGGTGGCGACTTCATGGGGGGCCGCGGTGGGGGCGGTGACTTCATGGGCGGACGAGGCCGCGGGGACTTCAGAGGTCGAGGAGACTTCAGGGGTCGCGGTGACTTCTCGGGAGGCCGCGGGCGAGGCGACTTCCGCGGCGGACGAGGGGGAGGCAACGGAGACTTTTCGAGGGGCCGTGGGTTCCCACCCAGGGGTCGTGGCCCCCCTAGAGGCAGGGGAGGGCCTCCTGGTGACTTCTCGTCCAGAGGACGTGGCG GTTACTCTGGACCTCCCAGGGATGGCAGTGGACCCCCGACTCGCGGAGGACCCCCGATGCGTGGCGGAATGCCCATGCGCGGTGGAGGAGACGGCATGAGGGGCGGCCCCAGGGGTAGCCCCATGGGCGGTGGACCGCCCGCCAAGCGGGGGCGCTGGGAGTCTGGACCCAGTGCTGGTTTCCAGTCTGACTCCTTCCAGAG CTCTTACGACCCTTACAGCGGCAACGAAATGCCAGGGAATGGGTACCAGCAGGGAGCCACCGGTGGCTATGGAGACACACAGGCTGTCGGAGGCTACGACGGGGGCTACGGCAAGCCCGGCAATCCCGCCTCGGACTTCCGCAGCAGCGGCGGGTACCAGGCAGTTGGCAACGGAGCGGGGGCCGGTTACGCGAGCAGCTACGGTGACAGAGGTTATGGCGGCAGGCCTCCCGCGGAGACTGGCTTTGGCGGAG GTGGTCCCAGATCAGGTGATCGCTACCCACCCTATGACAGCTTTGGCGGTTCCACATACGGCCAATCACGAGATAGCTATGGTGCTGGGGGCGGAGGAGGGCACTACTAG
- the LOC135367321 gene encoding uncharacterized protein LOC135367321 isoform X1 has product MDGDASRGRGGGFRGGMMRGGPRGRGGPMRGRGGPPGMFRGGPPRGGPSPRGNGPPRGGGGDFMGGRGGGGDFMGGRGRGDFRGRGDFRGRGDFSGGRGRGDFRGGRGGGNGDFSRGRGFPPRGRGPPRGRGGPPGDFSSRGRGGYSGPPRDGSGPPTRGGPPMRGGMPMRGGGDGMRGGPRGSPMGGGPPAKRGRWESGPSAGFQSDSFQSEDWSGGYDNSYGASAPAAARSSYDPYSGNEMPGNGYQQGATGGYGDTQAVGGYDGGYGKPGNPASDFRSSGGYQAVGNGAGAGYASSYGDRGYGGRPPAETGFGGGGPRSGDRYPPYDSFGGSTYGQSRDSYGAGGGGGHY; this is encoded by the exons ATGGACGGCGATGCATCGAGAGGCCGCGGTGGAGGCTTCAGAGGTGGCATGATGCGTGGTGGACCACGAGGACGCGGCGGACCAATGCGAGGACGTGGTGGCCCACCAGG GATGTTCAGAGGCGGCCCACCAAGAGGAGGACCCAGCCCCAGGGGTAATGGACCCCCCAGGGGCGGTGGTGGCGACTTCATGGGGGGCCGCGGTGGGGGCGGTGACTTCATGGGCGGACGAGGCCGCGGGGACTTCAGAGGTCGAGGAGACTTCAGGGGTCGCGGTGACTTCTCGGGAGGCCGCGGGCGAGGCGACTTCCGCGGCGGACGAGGGGGAGGCAACGGAGACTTTTCGAGGGGCCGTGGGTTCCCACCCAGGGGTCGTGGCCCCCCTAGAGGCAGGGGAGGGCCTCCTGGTGACTTCTCGTCCAGAGGACGTGGCG GTTACTCTGGACCTCCCAGGGATGGCAGTGGACCCCCGACTCGCGGAGGACCCCCGATGCGTGGCGGAATGCCCATGCGCGGTGGAGGAGACGGCATGAGGGGCGGCCCCAGGGGTAGCCCCATGGGCGGTGGACCGCCCGCCAAGCGGGGGCGCTGGGAGTCTGGACCCAGTGCTGGTTTCCAGTCTGACTCCTTCCAGAG TGAGGACTGGTCGGGCGGCTACGATAACAGCTATGGCGCGTCTGCTCCCGCTGCTGCACGCAGCTCTTACGACCCTTACAGCGGCAACGAAATGCCAGGGAATGGGTACCAGCAGGGAGCCACCGGTGGCTATGGAGACACACAGGCTGTCGGAGGCTACGACGGGGGCTACGGCAAGCCCGGCAATCCCGCCTCGGACTTCCGCAGCAGCGGCGGGTACCAGGCAGTTGGCAACGGAGCGGGGGCCGGTTACGCGAGCAGCTACGGTGACAGAGGTTATGGCGGCAGGCCTCCCGCGGAGACTGGCTTTGGCGGAG GTGGTCCCAGATCAGGTGATCGCTACCCACCCTATGACAGCTTTGGCGGTTCCACATACGGCCAATCACGAGATAGCTATGGTGCTGGGGGCGGAGGAGGGCACTACTAG
- the LOC135367316 gene encoding UV radiation resistance-associated protein-like isoform X2 — protein sequence MEVSDYTYDPRIRRRHIPLLTQQKRLRHLTAIFARNIVLVDFTGKDNFRLFYTIHLDKESEPIYTSEISEGNLNPTWQQLGSSRFQHSANHASSSFFIVRVWMLKDSVFSATCIIEWAVHLGGLRYLGEQVPKDGRKFLPNSLLFAMPEGVYGAPDCMLQGAKGDTQGNTLHEVLYSDPTVVRSSCTVNSLRRLLTTERAIKQTQASVQRVRRAIEQRLRERVRLQKVQAEREQLQLTVQMLEEKRDESAALRNKERAFLDREQDGLHQKQEELRKKAEDLLHQRDSLVTQREHYIASRKQLLTTRGLLKKRRRELITDLLFIFPIVPCPDKKGYSICSVLLPHSEDFVGQNDMMLSVSLGYVTKVVLMISLFLDVPLHYPLLYFGTYSSVRDNLSDAIPDADRTLALYPRSKQKKFFHYAVFLLNKDITQLRWHCDMRTPDMRLTLYNLYTLVTSYSDDDISSSQPVSSHNPSPLLQNHMVTPDNRSSDDASSTQLQLSVESSMSGTDQHPLLASLLQQTRHEANGTMPTFLLSSSLDKGLNHLHETQESSTHQLLPAPQLLRHQGSQHSSEPNLRALEKKCRSQTINLPVVMQPVVYPVEDNGGAQGTGDESIEIGVDILFDAELTARTEVLANDRRSFRTYSCTSSTRT from the exons ATGGAGGTATCGGACTACACGTATGATCCACGTATCAGGAGAAGACATATCCCACTGTTAACTCAACAG AAACGCCTACGGCACCTCACAGCGATATTTGCCAGGAATATCGTACTGGTCGACTTCACAGGCAAAGACAACTTCCGTTTATTTTACACTATTCATCTGGATAAGGAGTCTGAAC CAATTTACACAAGTGAGATAAGTGAAGGAAATTTG AATCCGACATGGCAGCAGTTGGGATCGTCGAGGTTTCAACATTCTGCGAATCACGCATCATCCTCTT TTTTCATCGTGCGCGTCTGGATGTTGAAAGACAGCGTCTTCTCCGCGACGTGCATCATCGAGTGGGCTGTCCACCTGGGCGGACTGCGGTATTTAGGAGAACAG GTTCCAAAGGATGGACGGAAATTCCTTCCAAACTCCTTACTCTTTGCCATGCCAGAAGGTGTCTATGGGGCTCCTGACTGCATGCTTCAG GGTGCGAAAGGTGATACTCAAGGGAACACGCTACACGAAGTGCTCTATTCGGATCCAACGGTAGTGAGGAGTTCCTGCACTGTTAACAGTCTCAGGAG actATTAACAACGGAACGAGCTATCAAGCAGACGCAGGCATCTGTGCAGAGAGTGAGGAGGGCCATAGAGCAGCGCCTGAGGGAGAGGGTGAGGTTGCAGAAAGTTCAAGCCGAGCGGGAGCAGCTGCAGCTCACCGTACAGATGTTGGAAGAAAAAAGAGACGAATCCGCTGCGCTGCGCAACAAAGAGAGGGCATTCTTAGACCGGGAACAGGATGGGCTCCATCAGAAAC AAGAAGAACTGCGGAAGAAGGCTGAAGACCTCCTACACCAAAGGGACTCCCTCGTAACGCAAAGGGAGCACTACATCGCATCACGCAAGCAATTGCTCACCACCCGCGGCCTCCTGAAGAAAAGACGGCGGGAGCTCATCACAGATCTGCTCTTTATATTTCCCATCGTTCCT TGTCCAGACAAAAAGGGGTACAGCATCTGCTCAGTTCTTCTACCTCACAGTGAAGATTTTGTAG GACAGAATGACATGATGCTTTCTGTATCCCTGGGTTACGTCACCAAGGTTGTCTTGATGATTTCCTTGTTCCTTGATGTGCCCTTACATTATCCTCTGCTCTACTTCGGGACCTACTCCTCCGTACGGGACAATCTGTCCGACGCGATACCAGACGCAGACCGAAC gctGGCCCTTTACCCGAGGAGCAAGCAGAAGAAGTTTTTCCACTATGCAGTTTTTCTTTTGAACAAAGATATAACCCAG TTGAGATGGCACTGTGACATGAGGACTCCAGACATGCGGCTCACGCTTTACAACCTCTACACTCTTGTCACAAGTTACAGCGACGATGACAT CTCCAGCAGCCAACCAGTGAGCTCTCACAACCCCTCACCACTGCTGCAGAACCACATGGTGACGCCCGACAACCGATCGTCGGATGACGCATCTTCAACGCAGCTTCAACTCTCCGTGGAATCGAGCATGTCGGGCACCGATCAGCATCCTCTCCTTGCATCCCTCCTGCAGCAGACGCGGCACGAGGCGAACGGAACGATGCCCACATTCCTTCTGAGCAGCTCGCTCGATAAGGGCTTGAATCACTTGCACGAAACGCAAGAGAGTTCAACGCATCAGCTGCTGCCCGCTCCGCAGCTTTTACGCCACCAGGGAAGCCAACACTCGAGCGAACCGAACCTGCGAGCGCTGGAGAAGAAGTGCCGTTCGCAAACGATCAACCTGCCCGTCGTCATGCAGCCCGTCGTTTACCCCGTCGAAGACAACGGCGGCGCTCAGGGTACCGGAGACGAAAGCATCGAGATTGGAGTCGACATCCTGTTCGACGCGGAGTTGACGGCTCGGACGGAAGTGTTGGCGAACGACAGGAGGTCTTTCAGGACTTACAGTTGCACGAGCAGCACGAGGACCTGA
- the LOC135367319 gene encoding ragulator complex protein LAMTOR4-like: MYSWMEKIPDQIGFLVLNSDGGVVNSGGELENEERVAEIIHKMVYGIDMKDLLPSDRKDNFRRMSIHFGNYYYAVTLSNQKIFVSKRKYNPLEPAIA, translated from the exons ATGTACTCGTGGATGGAAAAGATACCCGACCAAATAGGATTTCTTGTTTTGAACTCCGACGGGGGCGTTGTCAAT TCAGGAGGCGAACTTGAAAACGAAGAACGTGTAGCTGAAATCATCCACAAAATGGTGTACGGAATCGACATGAAAGACCTTCTCCCCAGCGACAGGAAGGATAACTTTCGCAGGATGTCTA TTCATTTTGGGAACTACTATTACGCTGTGACACTATCAAACCAGAAGATCTTCGTCTCCAAGCGAAAATACAATCCATTGGAACCTGCTATTGCTTGA
- the LOC135367612 gene encoding NADH-ubiquinone oxidoreductase chain 5-like, with protein MPCLIYVRIYLLIYVRIYLLIYVRIYLLIYVRIYLLIYVRIYLLIYVRIYLLIYVRIYLLIYVRICLLIYVRICLLIYVRICLLIYVRICLLIYVRICLLIYVRICLLIYVRICLLIYVRICLLIYVRICLLIYVRICLLIYVRICLLIYVRICLLIYVRICLLIYVRICLLIYVRICLLIYVRIYLLIYVRIYLLIYVRIYLLIYVRIYLLIYVHSIAFGSS; from the coding sequence ATGCCTTGCCTTATCTACGTTCGTATCTATCTGCTTATCTACGTTCGTATCTATCTGCTTATCTACGTTCGTATCTATCTGCTTATCTACGTTCGTATCTATCTGCTTATCTACGTTCGTATCTATCTGCTTATCTACGTTCGTATCTATCTGCTTATCTACGTTCGTATCTATCTGCTTATCTACGTTCGTATCTGCCTGCTTATCTACGTTCGTATCTGCCTGCTTATCTACGTTCGTATCTGCCTGCTTATCTACGTTCGTATCTGCCTGCTTATCTACGTTCGTATCTGCCTGCTTATCTACGTTCGTATCTGCCTGCTTATCTACGTTCGTATCTGCCTGCTTATCTACGTTCGTATCTGCCTGCTTATCTACGTTCGTATCTGCCTGCTTATCTACGTTCGTATCTGCCTGCTTATCTACGTTCGTATCTGCCTGCTTATCTACGTTCGTATCTGCCTGCTTATCTACGTTCGTATCTGCCTGCTTATCTACGTTCGTATCTGCCTGCTTATCTACGTTCGTATCTGCCTGCTTATCTACGTTCGTATCTACCTGCTTATCTACGTTCGTATCTACCTGCTTATCTACGTTCGTATCTACCTGCTTATCTACGTTCGTATCTACCTGCTTATCTACGTTCATTCCATCGCTTTCGGGTCGTCTTAA
- the LOC135367317 gene encoding uncharacterized protein LOC135367317 isoform X2, whose product MEPDSRDEQRTRDLMIQKYERKRWYVDPEVALHKMQQEQSTAQTPVQPGTPTGVPADTKPLTSLLGKNSLPLVVHRSQPSTPSSATWPTPISSAATMPTNQTTFKSNVDIFSAFGNDPFSSNSVGSTPTVPAKVAPFSANGNFANFESAFNRTATSEQSVAPSNNNVCNGCNNTAGDSGFVASFPPLTRPPGPVSAPVATTTPAAGEPTSGATQIKVPPADRYAALADLDNLFHQEAAMTSPQTPPQPPPVSYGPAVPTVGPVFGGVPPSNPFASATTTMPWGMSGVPSQPAAAPAVFSNPFEAMGAPPPPSAVPSNMGGPFGGGMDGATPPPPQGGVFGAAPNLHVQQQAFVTPQMNNVTSPPNGVVPSVMPKDGYGGWGNQGSPWGASQTLPPPGKAAQQFGGWHLQQAVTSPANPFLNAQMPRTNSSNPFL is encoded by the exons ATGGAGCCGGACTCTCGGGACGAACAGCGCACTCGAGATCTCATGATACAGAAGTACGAGCGCAAGCGGTGGTACGTTGACCCCGAGGTGGCGCTCCACAAGATGCAGCAAGAGCAGAGCACAGCACAGACACCTGTCCAGCCGGGTACCCCTACAGGGGTACCCGCCGACACCAAGCCACTCACTAGCCTCCTGGGCAAGAATAGCTTGCCCCTAGTCGTTCACAGGTCACAG CCTTCCACTCCAAGTTCTGCAACATGGCCAACTCCCATTTCTTCTGCCGCAACGATGCCGACAAATCAGACGACGTTCAAATCCAACGTAGATATCTTCAGTGCATTTGGAAACGATCCGTTCAGTTCGAATTCTGTAGGATCTACCCCTACAG TTCCTGCCAAGGTGGCCCCTTTCTCTGCCAACGGAAACTTTGCAAACTTCGAGAGCGCATTCAATAGAACGG CAACATCGGAGCAGTCGGTCGCACCAAGTAACAACAATGTCTGCAATGGCTGCAACAACACTGCGGGAGACAGTGGGTTCGTGGCCAGCTTTCCTCCGCTGACGAGGCCACCCGGCCCAGTTTCTGCGCCTGTTGCCACGACAACGCCCGCGGCAGGGGAACCCACGAGTGGTGCGACACAAATCAAAGTCCCGCCTGCGGACCGGTACGCAGCGCTAGCGGACCTAGACAACCTGTTCCACCAAGAAGCGGCCATGACGTCTCCGCAGACTCCGCCTCAACCCCCTCCTGTGTCTTACGGCCCTGCCGTTCCAACAGTAGGCCCAGTCTTTGGAG GTGTGCCTCCTTCGAACCCTTTTGCGTCTGCAACAACCACGATGCCCTGGGGCATGAGCGGCGTGCCGTCACAACCAGCTGCTGCCCCTGCAGTATTTTCCAACCCCTTTGAAGCAATGggtgctcctcctcctccttcagcAGTGCCCTCTAACATGGGAGGTCCCTTTGGAGGAGGCATGGATGGTGCTACTCCTCCTCCCCCACAAGGCGGAGTTTTTGGTGCTGCTCCTAACCTCCATGTTCAGCAGCAG gCATTTGTGACTCCCCAAATGAACAATGTGACAAGTCCTCCGAATGGTGTTGTGCCGTCAGTGATGCCAAAGGACGGCTACGGTGGATGGGGAAACCAGGGTTCTCCGTGGGGAGCATCGCAGACCTTACCACCCCCCGGCAAGGCTGCGCAACAGTTTGGTGGCTGGCACCTACAGCAAGCAGTCACCTCGCCCGCCAATCCGTTCCTT AATGCCCAGATGCCAAGGACGAACTCGAGTAACCCATTCCTCTGA
- the LOC135367316 gene encoding UV radiation resistance-associated protein-like isoform X1: MEVSDYTYDPRIRRRHIPLLTQQKRLRHLTAIFARNIVLVDFTGKDNFRLFYTIHLDKESEPIYTSEISEGNLNPTWQQLGSSRFQHSANHASSSFFIVRVWMLKDSVFSATCIIEWAVHLGGLRYLGEQVPKDGRKFLPNSLLFAMPEGVYGAPDCMLQGAKGDTQGNTLHEVLYSDPTVVRSSCTVNSLRRLLTTERAIKQTQASVQRVRRAIEQRLRERVRLQKVQAEREQLQLTVQMLEEKRDESAALRNKERAFLDREQDGLHQKQEELRKKAEDLLHQRDSLVTQREHYIASRKQLLTTRGLLKKRRRELITDLLFIFPIVPCPDKKGYSICSVLLPHSEDFVDFVPRGETFQSALSSFFSCIPHTKYAQNNGQNDMMLSVSLGYVTKVVLMISLFLDVPLHYPLLYFGTYSSVRDNLSDAIPDADRTLALYPRSKQKKFFHYAVFLLNKDITQLRWHCDMRTPDMRLTLYNLYTLVTSYSDDDISSSQPVSSHNPSPLLQNHMVTPDNRSSDDASSTQLQLSVESSMSGTDQHPLLASLLQQTRHEANGTMPTFLLSSSLDKGLNHLHETQESSTHQLLPAPQLLRHQGSQHSSEPNLRALEKKCRSQTINLPVVMQPVVYPVEDNGGAQGTGDESIEIGVDILFDAELTARTEVLANDRRSFRTYSCTSSTRT; the protein is encoded by the exons ATGGAGGTATCGGACTACACGTATGATCCACGTATCAGGAGAAGACATATCCCACTGTTAACTCAACAG AAACGCCTACGGCACCTCACAGCGATATTTGCCAGGAATATCGTACTGGTCGACTTCACAGGCAAAGACAACTTCCGTTTATTTTACACTATTCATCTGGATAAGGAGTCTGAAC CAATTTACACAAGTGAGATAAGTGAAGGAAATTTG AATCCGACATGGCAGCAGTTGGGATCGTCGAGGTTTCAACATTCTGCGAATCACGCATCATCCTCTT TTTTCATCGTGCGCGTCTGGATGTTGAAAGACAGCGTCTTCTCCGCGACGTGCATCATCGAGTGGGCTGTCCACCTGGGCGGACTGCGGTATTTAGGAGAACAG GTTCCAAAGGATGGACGGAAATTCCTTCCAAACTCCTTACTCTTTGCCATGCCAGAAGGTGTCTATGGGGCTCCTGACTGCATGCTTCAG GGTGCGAAAGGTGATACTCAAGGGAACACGCTACACGAAGTGCTCTATTCGGATCCAACGGTAGTGAGGAGTTCCTGCACTGTTAACAGTCTCAGGAG actATTAACAACGGAACGAGCTATCAAGCAGACGCAGGCATCTGTGCAGAGAGTGAGGAGGGCCATAGAGCAGCGCCTGAGGGAGAGGGTGAGGTTGCAGAAAGTTCAAGCCGAGCGGGAGCAGCTGCAGCTCACCGTACAGATGTTGGAAGAAAAAAGAGACGAATCCGCTGCGCTGCGCAACAAAGAGAGGGCATTCTTAGACCGGGAACAGGATGGGCTCCATCAGAAAC AAGAAGAACTGCGGAAGAAGGCTGAAGACCTCCTACACCAAAGGGACTCCCTCGTAACGCAAAGGGAGCACTACATCGCATCACGCAAGCAATTGCTCACCACCCGCGGCCTCCTGAAGAAAAGACGGCGGGAGCTCATCACAGATCTGCTCTTTATATTTCCCATCGTTCCT TGTCCAGACAAAAAGGGGTACAGCATCTGCTCAGTTCTTCTACCTCACAGTGAAGATTTTGTAG ATTTCGTGCCCCGAGGAGAAACGTTCCAATCGGCTCTCAGCAGCTTTTTTTCATGTATTCCACATACGAAGTACGCCCAAAATAATG GACAGAATGACATGATGCTTTCTGTATCCCTGGGTTACGTCACCAAGGTTGTCTTGATGATTTCCTTGTTCCTTGATGTGCCCTTACATTATCCTCTGCTCTACTTCGGGACCTACTCCTCCGTACGGGACAATCTGTCCGACGCGATACCAGACGCAGACCGAAC gctGGCCCTTTACCCGAGGAGCAAGCAGAAGAAGTTTTTCCACTATGCAGTTTTTCTTTTGAACAAAGATATAACCCAG TTGAGATGGCACTGTGACATGAGGACTCCAGACATGCGGCTCACGCTTTACAACCTCTACACTCTTGTCACAAGTTACAGCGACGATGACAT CTCCAGCAGCCAACCAGTGAGCTCTCACAACCCCTCACCACTGCTGCAGAACCACATGGTGACGCCCGACAACCGATCGTCGGATGACGCATCTTCAACGCAGCTTCAACTCTCCGTGGAATCGAGCATGTCGGGCACCGATCAGCATCCTCTCCTTGCATCCCTCCTGCAGCAGACGCGGCACGAGGCGAACGGAACGATGCCCACATTCCTTCTGAGCAGCTCGCTCGATAAGGGCTTGAATCACTTGCACGAAACGCAAGAGAGTTCAACGCATCAGCTGCTGCCCGCTCCGCAGCTTTTACGCCACCAGGGAAGCCAACACTCGAGCGAACCGAACCTGCGAGCGCTGGAGAAGAAGTGCCGTTCGCAAACGATCAACCTGCCCGTCGTCATGCAGCCCGTCGTTTACCCCGTCGAAGACAACGGCGGCGCTCAGGGTACCGGAGACGAAAGCATCGAGATTGGAGTCGACATCCTGTTCGACGCGGAGTTGACGGCTCGGACGGAAGTGTTGGCGAACGACAGGAGGTCTTTCAGGACTTACAGTTGCACGAGCAGCACGAGGACCTGA